A window of Streptomyces sp. ML-6 genomic DNA:
CAACTCTCCATCACGGACATGTAGTCTATGAATCGTCGCAGTTCAGAGCCGGTTTCCGAGCTCCTGCGGTCGGTAAACTGGACGACATCCACCTCCTGGACACCCGCACCCGCGTGGGCGCCGAGACGTCCGACCAGATGAAGTACCTGTCCGAACGTGTCGGCGCCACCTTCGTCTACGCCGGAGTCGCCGTCGAGGACTCGCCCCTGCTGAGCGGAATCCGCGGGGCGCAGCTGGCGGGGCGGTTCAAGCTCCTGTCCAACCCTCCCCTGGCATACGGGAGTCGGGAGCAGCAGGCAGCGTGGCGCGGGCTGCTGGACGGCATGGAGAACGCGCTGCGTCTTGAGCGGCACCGTCCCGGATCGCTGGGGCGCATGGCCCGCTATCTGCACGAGCGCACCGGCGGGCGGCTCGGGAGTCTGTCCGCGCTGATCCGCGAAGGAGCGATCACCGCGATTCTGGACGGCACCGAGAAGATCACCAAGAAACAACTCGATGCCGTCCGTCTCGACCATCTCGCTGAGCAGGATGCACGGCCCCCAGCCGAGCAGGCCCCGTCCGGCCACTCCCGGACGGCCGCCTGAACAGCACGTACTCGCCCCTGCCTCTTGTTCTGCTTGTTTGGTGGACGTCCCCATCTGCGGGCGTCCACCGGCCAGTCGAAAGCTGACCTCACCACGCTATGCCCCTGTCCCCACCTGTCCAAAGCCGCCTGGCCGCGGGCGCGATACGCACCGCGCCCCTCGAAGGCGAGACGACCGCTTCATGGATCACCCGGTGCGCAGCCCGCTACCACCTGCCCGCAAGTCCTTACCTCCGAGCCGTCCTTCAGCAAGAGGGCCGCGCCACTGTGAGCGGCCGGAGCGCGCTGGGCGCCGAGCTCTACCTCAATGCCGCGGCCCGCGAACGCGTGGCCGCCTACAGCCGCATCGAGGAGCAGGTCCTGGCACGCGTACTGCCCGCCTGGCCGCTCGACCTGGATGTTCTACGGCACCACACCGGGCCGGCCGCGCACTGGCAGTCCCCCACCACGCACACGGCCGCGTCGGTCATGGCCGGGTGCCTCAAATGCACCGCACCACGCAGCCGCGGACAGCAGGTATGGCAGTACCGGGGCCGGCACCAGCGCGTCTGCCACACGCATCGCATCTGGCTCGTCGGCGGCGAGGCGGGCTACACCGGACCGACCCAGATACCGCTCGATCACCTGGGCCAACACGAAGCCGCCCGCATCCTGGCCGCACACCGACGCCACCAGGACCTCACCGACCCAGGCGGCATAGCCGCCGAGGCGTGGCTGTGGGCCCGCGGCACCATCCAACACCTCTACACCGACCAGAAATTGATGTCGGGCACTGTGCCGGTTTCGTGGAACAAGCGCCTTGACGCCCTGGCCGCACAGGCCGGTCGTATGGGCAAGGTGTGGCCGTGGTGGATCATCGCCCGCGACCTGGTCACCTATCCCGAGACCTTCGCTCTGGCCGAAGCCCTCACCGCGATGACCGCGGACGCGGACGCGTACCAACACGCCGCAGCCGAAGAGCACTTGGCTGGCCTTCTGTCCGACGCACTCCGGACGAACACCGGCCCAGACCCCGCCGACGAGGCGGGAACCCTCGCTCGATGGCTCGCCCGACACGCACGCAGCGAACTACAGCGCTGGCTGAACAGCCGCCACGGCGACGCGAGCGCGGCACCCCTGCACGTGGCGCCCCTGACCTGGGCCCTCAAACGACACGCCGACCGTCAGGGCTGCGAGGCGGACGGGGTGTCCGGCCCGGTGTAAGAGAACCGGTACCCGGCGAAGTCGCCGACGTGGATGTATCCGAGGCGCTGATAGAGAGCGTTACTGGTGGGGTTGTCCGGGTCCGTGAACAGGACAACGTCCGTCGCGCCCGCGGCCAACGCGGCGCGGCTCGCCTCGGCGGTCACGGCGCCCGCGAATCCGCGGCCCCTCAGGTGGGATGGGGTGTAGACGGGGTCCAGCCGGATCATGCCGCCGACAAGCGAGGTCGTGGCTGCCATGGAGACGGGAGTGCCGTCCGAGGTATGCCAGAACGTGAAGTGCCGGTCACCGAAACGCGAGTCGACCCAACGACCGGCATCGATCAAATCGATGGAGGACTGCTCTTTGACATCCACGCAGAACTCGCGGCACCAGCGCACAACTTGCTCATGGTCTGTCCCGTCCGCGATACGCCCCTGTCCCTCGGGGCGGGGCTGCGGTGGGGTGAGCGTACCGAGACGGTAGAGGTGAGTCCGCCAGAAGATCTCCGATACTGCTCCTGTGCGCTGCTGCCATGCCCGTGCGAAAACGGTGGCGGTGTCGTGGTCCGCAATGACGTTCACCGGCAAGTGGCCCTGCCGGGTCAGACGGGCAGCGAGGCCATCGGCCTGCGAGGCAGAGAGCGGGGTAAGGCCCAAACGGCCACGCGGAGTGCGGTAGAAGATGGCGCGGACCTCGCCTTGTGACGCAAACCAGCCGAAGACGGCCGCCTCGGCCTGTGCGCCTGTACCGCTGACACGCAGCTTCTCGATGTCCGTCAACGGCGTGTTGTGGAGAGCAGGCCGCGAGCGCAGAAAGTCCCCGGTGTGAGCGAGGAAGACATCGATGTCTTCAGTGAGTTGCCAGTCATCCGTGAGCATGCTGCATGGTCCACCAAGGCAGTAGCCCCACGCACCCCTCCGTGTGGGTTCCAGCACACGCTTCATACCCACACTCGGTAGAGCTGACCAGCCGCCCAACCAACCTGCACACCCGCCACACCACACAAGCCACAGGCCTACGCGGCGCCCGCAGTGCACCACCAGGACGTCATCCCGCTGATCAGGAAAACTGACTCAGCTCCCATGGGCTATCACTCAGCCCATCTGAAAAACACCAGGCCACACCACCACCCAAAGATCAACTAAACCAAGCCCCGACAGCTACGCGGCGGTTCCGGCTCCGCCGGAAACCTCACGACTCCGTCGTGAGTAGGCGTCACTCCGTGACGCCTTGCCGGTCCACTCCGTGGCCCAGCGGCTCGGATCGCTCCGCGATCCGGCCTGAACGGCCTGCGCTCCGCGCTGGCCTGAAAACGCAGCAGCAAGGGG
This region includes:
- a CDS encoding GNAT family N-acetyltransferase, coding for MLTDDWQLTEDIDVFLAHTGDFLRSRPALHNTPLTDIEKLRVSGTGAQAEAAVFGWFASQGEVRAIFYRTPRGRLGLTPLSASQADGLAARLTRQGHLPVNVIADHDTATVFARAWQQRTGAVSEIFWRTHLYRLGTLTPPQPRPEGQGRIADGTDHEQVVRWCREFCVDVKEQSSIDLIDAGRWVDSRFGDRHFTFWHTSDGTPVSMAATTSLVGGMIRLDPVYTPSHLRGRGFAGAVTAEASRAALAAGATDVVLFTDPDNPTSNALYQRLGYIHVGDFAGYRFSYTGPDTPSASQP
- a CDS encoding ATP/GTP-binding protein, which encodes MGAETSDQMKYLSERVGATFVYAGVAVEDSPLLSGIRGAQLAGRFKLLSNPPLAYGSREQQAAWRGLLDGMENALRLERHRPGSLGRMARYLHERTGGRLGSLSALIREGAITAILDGTEKITKKQLDAVRLDHLAEQDARPPAEQAPSGHSRTAA
- a CDS encoding TniQ family protein, whose product is MPLSPPVQSRLAAGAIRTAPLEGETTASWITRCAARYHLPASPYLRAVLQQEGRATVSGRSALGAELYLNAAARERVAAYSRIEEQVLARVLPAWPLDLDVLRHHTGPAAHWQSPTTHTAASVMAGCLKCTAPRSRGQQVWQYRGRHQRVCHTHRIWLVGGEAGYTGPTQIPLDHLGQHEAARILAAHRRHQDLTDPGGIAAEAWLWARGTIQHLYTDQKLMSGTVPVSWNKRLDALAAQAGRMGKVWPWWIIARDLVTYPETFALAEALTAMTADADAYQHAAAEEHLAGLLSDALRTNTGPDPADEAGTLARWLARHARSELQRWLNSRHGDASAAPLHVAPLTWALKRHADRQGCEADGVSGPV